Proteins encoded in a region of the Thermotoga sp. KOL6 genome:
- a CDS encoding phosphopentomutase: MRVTLIVLDSVGIGEMPDAHLYGDEGSNTLVNTAKAVGGLHLPNMERLGLGNLEDIPGVKPVKPAEGIYGKMMEKSPGKDTTTGHWEIAGIILKKPFDLFPNGFPKELIEEFERRTGRKVIGNKPASGTEIIKELGPIHEKTGALIVYTSADSVFQIAAKKEIVPLEQLYEYCRIARELLDEMGYKVARVIARPFTGEWPNYVRTPERKDFSLEPEGETLLDILTKNNIPVYGVGKIADIFAGRGITENYKTKDNNDGVDKTVFLLKEKKHDCLIFTNLVDFDTKYGHRNNYVAYAEALEEFDRRLPEILQFMTEDDILFITADHGCDPTTPSTDHSREMVPVLGYGKKLKRDVNIGVRETFADLGQTIADIFGVPPLENGTSFKNLIWGDSE, translated from the coding sequence ATGAGAGTGACTTTGATCGTTCTCGATAGCGTGGGAATTGGTGAAATGCCAGATGCTCACTTATATGGTGATGAAGGAAGTAACACACTCGTTAATACCGCCAAAGCAGTTGGAGGGCTGCATCTTCCAAATATGGAAAGATTGGGGCTAGGAAACCTTGAAGATATACCGGGAGTTAAACCCGTGAAACCGGCGGAAGGTATTTATGGAAAGATGATGGAGAAGAGTCCTGGAAAAGATACAACTACCGGTCATTGGGAAATAGCCGGTATAATCCTTAAAAAACCGTTTGATCTTTTCCCGAACGGCTTTCCAAAAGAATTGATAGAAGAATTCGAAAGAAGAACAGGGAGAAAAGTGATAGGAAACAAACCTGCTTCAGGAACAGAGATAATAAAGGAATTAGGGCCTATTCACGAGAAAACAGGTGCTCTGATAGTCTACACCTCAGCGGATAGTGTCTTTCAAATTGCCGCGAAAAAAGAAATCGTTCCACTAGAACAACTCTATGAGTACTGCAGAATCGCCAGAGAACTACTCGATGAAATGGGTTACAAAGTTGCAAGAGTCATAGCCAGACCGTTCACAGGAGAATGGCCGAACTACGTTCGAACGCCCGAAAGAAAGGATTTTTCGCTCGAACCGGAAGGGGAAACGCTATTAGACATCCTCACGAAAAACAACATCCCTGTTTACGGAGTAGGAAAAATAGCCGACATATTTGCGGGAAGAGGAATAACAGAAAATTACAAAACGAAAGACAACAACGATGGTGTTGACAAAACCGTTTTCCTTTTAAAAGAGAAAAAACACGATTGTTTGATATTCACAAACTTAGTAGATTTCGATACAAAGTACGGTCACAGAAACAATTACGTTGCTTATGCTGAAGCTCTGGAGGAATTCGATAGAAGACTTCCTGAAATTCTTCAATTTATGACAGAGGATGATATTCTTTTCATAACGGCTGATCACGGTTGTGATCCCACAACTCCCTCAACGGATCATTCACGTGAGATGGTACCTGTTTTAGGATACGGAAAAAAACTGAAAAGAGATGTGAATATAGGTGTCAGGGAGACTTTCGCTGATCTTGGACAAACAATAGCAGATATCTTCGGCGTTCCTCCATTAGAAAACGGAACTTCCTTCAAGAATCTCATATGGGGTGACAGCGAGTAA
- the leuS gene encoding leucine--tRNA ligase — translation MKEYRPQEIEKKWQKVWEEKKVFYTPQRSEKPKYYALVMFPYPSGTLHVGHVKNYVIGDIVARYKRMRGYNVLHPFGYDAFGLPAENAAIEKGIHPEEWTKRNISIIREQVKKLGISYDWSREIATCDEEYYKWTQWIFLQLYKNGLAYKKKAAVNWCPSCKTVLANEQVKDGKCERCGTNVTIKHLEQWFFKITDYAERLLSDLDKLTGWPEHVKTMQRNWIGKSTGAEIEFPVEGTDTKIKIFTTRPDTLWGVTFMALAPESPLVEELAPEDEKKALQEFLERVRQQDRFKRTSVEAEKEGFFLGRYAVNPVNGEKVPIYVANYILMEYGTGAIMGVPAHDQRDFDFARKYGIPIKVVIKPEDKDLDPKTMKEAYEGEGIMVNSGPFTGIPSKEGIEKVINWLEEKGLGKRSVQYKLRDWLISRQRYWGAPIPIVYCKNCGIVPVPEEDLPVRLPKDVEFLPTGQSPLSFHEGFKKTKCPICGGDAQRETDTMDTFVDSSWYFLRYVNPHLEDKPFEPDDVNYWLPVDQYIGGVEHAVLHLLYSRFITKVLHDLGYLKFDEPFTNLFTQGMIYKDGAKMSKSKGNVVSPDEMIEKYGTDTLRMYILFMAPPEKDAEWSDAGIEGVHRFVKRLWNTFYTILPYVKEEKIEGLSLNSAVEKELRRKLHSIIKKITEDIEGGFKFNTAISGLMELVNHLNQYLNNVPEEKWNRKLLREIAEKLTLALSPFAPHIAEEFWHDLGKEGLVVQQEWPSYDPKALEVEEVEIAIQINGKVRDKMMVPVDINEEELKKIVLEREKIKEYVGDKPIRKFIYVKGRIANIVV, via the coding sequence ATGAAAGAGTATAGGCCACAAGAAATAGAGAAAAAATGGCAAAAAGTTTGGGAAGAGAAGAAGGTTTTCTACACACCGCAAAGATCTGAAAAACCCAAGTATTACGCCCTCGTGATGTTCCCCTATCCTTCGGGAACGCTACATGTGGGTCACGTGAAGAACTACGTTATCGGCGATATTGTCGCCAGATACAAGAGAATGAGAGGCTACAATGTTCTCCATCCTTTCGGTTACGATGCTTTCGGTCTTCCAGCGGAAAACGCTGCCATAGAAAAGGGTATCCATCCAGAAGAATGGACCAAAAGAAACATTTCTATCATACGAGAGCAGGTGAAAAAACTTGGTATAAGTTATGACTGGAGCAGAGAAATAGCTACTTGTGATGAGGAGTACTACAAATGGACCCAGTGGATTTTTCTTCAACTTTATAAGAACGGTCTTGCTTACAAAAAGAAAGCGGCCGTTAATTGGTGTCCCAGTTGTAAGACAGTTTTGGCGAACGAACAGGTCAAGGATGGAAAATGTGAAAGATGTGGAACGAACGTCACCATAAAGCATCTTGAACAGTGGTTTTTCAAAATCACTGACTACGCAGAAAGGCTATTAAGCGACTTGGACAAACTCACCGGATGGCCTGAGCATGTGAAAACGATGCAAAGAAACTGGATAGGAAAAAGCACTGGAGCCGAGATCGAGTTTCCAGTGGAAGGTACAGATACGAAGATTAAGATTTTTACAACAAGACCCGACACACTTTGGGGAGTTACTTTCATGGCCCTCGCACCTGAGTCTCCACTTGTGGAGGAGCTCGCTCCCGAGGATGAAAAAAAGGCGCTTCAGGAGTTCCTCGAACGTGTAAGGCAACAGGATAGATTCAAAAGGACCTCTGTGGAAGCGGAAAAAGAAGGCTTTTTCCTTGGAAGATACGCAGTCAATCCGGTGAACGGTGAAAAGGTTCCTATATACGTTGCGAATTACATTCTAATGGAGTACGGAACCGGTGCCATAATGGGAGTTCCCGCGCACGACCAGAGAGATTTCGATTTTGCTAGGAAATACGGGATACCCATAAAAGTCGTTATAAAGCCGGAGGATAAGGATCTCGATCCTAAAACGATGAAAGAAGCTTACGAAGGTGAAGGGATCATGGTAAATTCCGGTCCATTTACGGGAATACCGAGCAAAGAGGGTATTGAGAAAGTTATAAATTGGCTTGAAGAAAAGGGATTGGGCAAGCGATCGGTTCAGTATAAGCTTAGAGATTGGCTTATTTCAAGACAAAGGTATTGGGGGGCGCCTATTCCCATTGTTTACTGCAAGAATTGTGGAATCGTACCTGTTCCGGAAGAAGACCTTCCTGTGAGACTTCCGAAGGATGTAGAATTTCTTCCAACAGGACAATCTCCCCTTTCTTTCCACGAAGGTTTCAAGAAGACAAAGTGCCCGATCTGTGGCGGTGATGCTCAGAGAGAGACCGACACTATGGATACGTTCGTTGATTCGTCTTGGTATTTCCTCAGGTATGTGAATCCTCATTTAGAAGATAAGCCTTTCGAACCTGACGACGTGAATTATTGGCTCCCTGTGGATCAGTACATAGGAGGTGTGGAACACGCTGTTCTTCATCTTTTGTACTCCCGATTCATAACCAAAGTCCTTCACGATTTGGGATATTTGAAATTCGACGAGCCGTTCACTAATTTGTTCACGCAAGGAATGATTTACAAAGATGGTGCTAAGATGTCCAAATCGAAGGGGAATGTAGTCTCTCCAGACGAGATGATAGAAAAATACGGCACTGATACTTTGAGAATGTACATTCTGTTCATGGCGCCGCCGGAAAAAGATGCAGAATGGAGCGACGCCGGAATAGAGGGTGTCCACAGATTCGTGAAAAGACTTTGGAATACTTTCTATACGATCCTCCCGTATGTAAAAGAGGAAAAGATCGAAGGACTTTCACTGAACAGTGCGGTAGAGAAAGAACTCAGAAGAAAATTACACAGCATAATAAAGAAGATTACGGAAGATATTGAAGGTGGCTTTAAGTTCAACACAGCTATCAGCGGTCTCATGGAATTGGTAAATCACCTAAATCAGTACTTGAACAACGTCCCAGAGGAAAAATGGAATAGGAAGCTTCTGAGAGAAATTGCTGAAAAACTGACACTCGCGTTGTCTCCTTTTGCACCACACATAGCGGAAGAATTCTGGCACGATCTTGGAAAAGAAGGATTGGTAGTTCAGCAGGAATGGCCATCTTACGATCCAAAGGCTCTTGAAGTTGAAGAAGTCGAAATTGCCATTCAAATAAATGGAAAAGTGAGAGATAAAATGATGGTACCGGTCGATATAAATGAAGAAGAACTGAAGAAGATCGTTCTGGAGAGGGAAAAGATCAAAGAGTACGTTGGGGATAAGCCTATAAGGAAATTCATTTATGTCAAGGGAAGAATAGCGAATATAGTGGTATGA
- a CDS encoding DUF4911 domain-containing protein — translation MEYDVYVKVSKEDVHLLNYLLEVEEHMFNIRKYEDGVLRIITPFPEEAIKLLEGCKEMVDLEIIDVRENPGEA, via the coding sequence ATGGAATACGACGTTTATGTCAAGGTTTCCAAAGAAGATGTTCATCTTCTGAATTATCTCTTGGAAGTCGAAGAACACATGTTCAACATCAGAAAATACGAAGATGGCGTTTTAAGAATCATCACACCTTTTCCGGAAGAAGCGATCAAGCTTCTTGAAGGTTGTAAGGAAATGGTGGATCTCGAAATAATCGATGTGAGGGAGAACCCTGGAGAAGCATGA
- a CDS encoding redox-sensing transcriptional repressor Rex: MAGKIPKPVSKRLVSYYMCLERLLEEGEEVVSSEELAQRLDLKASQIRKDLSYFGEFGKRGVGYNVEHLYNAIGEILGVKKEWKLVVVGAGNIGRAVANYAVMRERGFKIVGIFDKDPSKVGKEIAPGLTVMDVKNLEEFVKENGVEIGVIAVPADRAQEIAERLEESGVKGILNFAPVKIKVSIPIENIDITAALRVLTFEIVRRNK, from the coding sequence ATGGCTGGAAAGATTCCAAAACCTGTATCAAAAAGATTGGTCAGTTATTACATGTGTTTGGAGAGACTCCTCGAGGAAGGGGAGGAAGTAGTTTCTTCGGAGGAGCTTGCACAGAGATTGGATCTCAAGGCTAGCCAGATCAGAAAAGATCTTTCTTACTTCGGAGAGTTCGGGAAACGTGGAGTTGGATACAATGTAGAACACCTGTACAACGCCATTGGAGAGATACTTGGAGTGAAGAAAGAATGGAAGCTCGTCGTCGTTGGAGCAGGAAACATAGGTCGAGCTGTGGCGAATTATGCCGTTATGAGGGAAAGGGGTTTCAAAATAGTGGGTATCTTCGATAAAGATCCATCAAAGGTTGGTAAAGAGATTGCTCCGGGATTGACGGTGATGGATGTAAAAAATTTGGAGGAATTCGTAAAAGAAAATGGTGTGGAAATAGGGGTGATCGCCGTTCCGGCTGATCGCGCGCAGGAGATTGCAGAGAGATTGGAAGAAAGTGGTGTGAAAGGAATTTTGAATTTCGCTCCTGTGAAAATCAAAGTCTCCATTCCGATCGAAAATATTGACATAACTGCGGCTCTGAGGGTCCTCACTTTTGAGATTGTAAGGAGGAACAAATGA
- a CDS encoding YqeG family HAD IIIA-type phosphatase — protein sequence MKKVERVNRVEDVNFEALIKEGYEYFLFDFDNTLAPWREENVDESKRKILENLSKKAHVVIVSNGTPRRVELPATFIWRAGKPFSFKLWKFLRRKKVNPKRCVMIGDQIFTDVLMGKLFGFRVIKVKPLSSKEFFGTKILRFFERIVEGQKDENG from the coding sequence ATGAAAAAGGTCGAAAGAGTTAACAGAGTGGAAGACGTAAACTTTGAAGCGCTCATAAAAGAAGGATACGAATATTTTTTGTTCGATTTTGACAACACACTTGCTCCTTGGAGAGAAGAAAACGTAGATGAAAGTAAGAGAAAAATTCTGGAGAATCTTTCAAAGAAGGCACACGTGGTGATCGTGTCGAATGGAACACCGAGAAGGGTAGAGCTTCCTGCTACTTTCATCTGGCGAGCTGGTAAACCTTTCAGTTTCAAATTGTGGAAGTTTTTGAGGAGGAAGAAGGTTAACCCGAAACGATGTGTAATGATAGGGGATCAGATATTCACGGATGTTCTTATGGGGAAGCTTTTTGGATTTCGAGTGATAAAGGTGAAACCTTTGAGCTCGAAAGAGTTCTTCGGTACGAAAATTTTGCGGTTCTTCGAAAGGATAGTGGAGGGTCAAAAAGATGAGAACGGGTGA
- the rgy gene encoding reverse gyrase: MNSKYHHSCINCNGVNTDERNERGLPCEICLPGESPSDIYNELLTRGTLKDYRFYHDFWNRYEEFRNFFKKSFGKDLTGYQRLWAKRIVLGKSFTMVAPTGVGKTTFGMIAALWLSRKRKKSVLIFPTVTLVKQALERLREMADEKTKILGFYSSMKKEEKEKFEKGFESGDYHILVVSTQFVSKNRERLAKRKFDFVFVDDVDAVLKASRNIDTLLMMVGIPEEEIKKALFFINRGQTYERPKNLRTGILVVSSATARPRGIRPLLFRDLLNFTVGRLVSVARNITHVRISTKSKKRLLELVKNLKDGILIFSKTEEEGEGLVEYLRSNGIKVGETWSRFEENFEDFKEGKINVLVGLQAYYGKLTRGVDLPERIKYVIFWGIPSMRFSLKLDKVPKFILVRVLREAGLIKAQGRILEDAKLQQIAQEHFSQEEFVKKVKEIFKGATIEDEELIIPDVYTYIQASGRSSRILNGVLVKGIAVIFEENEEIFESLKTRLLLVAEEEVVEEDEIDWKELIREVEESRKKVTKGVVDSAKSLLIIVESPTKADTISKFLGKASSRKERNILVHEAVTGDGVVLFTATRGHVYDLITKGGIHGVEEKDGIFVPVYNSLKRCRDCGYQFTEDYNECPVCSSRNLDDKTETLKALREISLEVDEILVATDPDVEGEKISWDVTQYLIPANWSLKRIEMHEITRYGFKKARENVRFVDFNLVKAQIVRRVQDRWIGFELSGKLQKKFEKPNLSAGRVQSTVLGWIVEREEEYKKSERNFTLLTLENGIQLEIEGEITGDSVKIVKLEEMEEEINPLPPYTTSTALTEISQRLRLGVQEVMNILQDLFEKGFITYHRTDSTRVSLEGQNIARLYLRKIGRENIFTGRGWSSEGAHEAIRPVKPIDRGEIEELIEEGLVTDLTKKHLEIYDLIFKRFLASQSSSVKVKKQVVTLEIENHVLEREFLVSVIKDGWNLFMPLTLSPRFEHTNYKVIEKKFYKKHVVPLFTQASIVEEMKKKGIGRPSTYAKIVEVLFRRGYVYEDKYRRIRPTKLGVMVYSYLKEKYEKYVTEDTTRRLEEIMDRVEKGLEDYQATLRFLYEEIKSLMEEG, from the coding sequence GTGAATTCAAAATACCATCATTCTTGTATAAATTGTAATGGCGTGAATACCGACGAGAGAAACGAAAGGGGACTTCCATGTGAAATTTGTCTACCTGGGGAGTCCCCTTCTGACATTTATAATGAACTTCTCACCAGAGGAACCCTCAAGGACTATCGTTTCTATCACGACTTTTGGAACAGATATGAAGAGTTTCGAAATTTCTTCAAGAAATCCTTCGGGAAGGATCTTACAGGTTATCAAAGATTGTGGGCTAAAAGGATTGTTCTGGGGAAGAGTTTTACTATGGTTGCTCCAACGGGTGTTGGAAAGACAACTTTTGGGATGATAGCTGCTCTGTGGCTTTCCAGAAAGAGAAAAAAATCGGTGTTGATTTTTCCCACTGTAACTTTGGTGAAGCAAGCGCTCGAGAGATTGAGAGAAATGGCTGATGAGAAAACGAAGATATTGGGTTTTTATTCTTCCATGAAAAAAGAGGAAAAAGAAAAATTCGAAAAAGGTTTTGAAAGCGGTGATTATCACATCCTTGTTGTTTCTACACAGTTCGTTTCTAAAAACAGAGAAAGACTTGCGAAGAGAAAGTTCGACTTTGTCTTTGTGGATGATGTGGATGCTGTGCTCAAGGCTTCTCGAAATATAGACACTCTTTTAATGATGGTTGGTATTCCTGAAGAGGAAATCAAAAAAGCTCTCTTTTTCATCAATCGAGGTCAAACTTACGAAAGACCCAAGAACTTGAGAACAGGTATCCTCGTTGTCTCCTCCGCTACAGCCAGGCCACGTGGAATCAGGCCCTTGCTTTTCAGGGATCTACTCAACTTCACTGTGGGGAGACTAGTGTCAGTTGCTCGAAACATCACTCACGTTCGCATCTCCACCAAATCCAAGAAACGACTGTTGGAACTTGTGAAAAACTTGAAAGATGGTATTCTCATCTTTTCCAAAACTGAGGAAGAAGGAGAAGGTTTAGTAGAGTATCTAAGGAGTAACGGTATAAAGGTTGGAGAGACATGGAGTAGATTTGAGGAAAATTTCGAAGATTTCAAAGAGGGGAAAATAAACGTCTTGGTTGGCCTTCAAGCCTATTATGGAAAGCTAACGAGGGGAGTCGATCTCCCTGAAAGGATAAAGTATGTAATCTTCTGGGGGATCCCTTCTATGAGATTTTCTTTGAAACTGGACAAAGTTCCCAAATTTATCCTTGTGAGGGTTCTTAGAGAAGCAGGTTTGATAAAAGCCCAGGGAAGAATCCTGGAGGATGCGAAGCTCCAGCAAATCGCACAAGAACATTTTTCACAGGAAGAATTTGTGAAAAAGGTGAAAGAGATATTCAAAGGGGCTACGATAGAGGATGAAGAACTCATAATTCCAGATGTGTACACTTACATTCAAGCATCTGGAAGATCCTCCAGAATACTCAACGGTGTACTCGTGAAGGGAATTGCTGTGATTTTCGAGGAAAACGAAGAGATCTTCGAGTCACTGAAAACCAGATTGTTGTTAGTAGCAGAAGAAGAGGTAGTTGAAGAGGACGAGATCGATTGGAAAGAACTCATCCGTGAGGTTGAGGAAAGTAGGAAAAAGGTGACCAAGGGAGTTGTAGATTCGGCGAAGTCGCTTCTCATCATCGTGGAATCGCCCACAAAAGCTGATACTATATCGAAATTCTTAGGAAAGGCCTCTTCACGTAAAGAAAGGAATATACTCGTACACGAAGCTGTGACGGGTGACGGTGTTGTTCTTTTCACAGCAACTAGGGGACACGTTTACGATCTGATAACCAAAGGTGGTATTCACGGTGTAGAAGAAAAAGATGGTATTTTTGTTCCCGTGTACAACTCCTTAAAAAGGTGTAGAGATTGTGGTTATCAATTTACAGAAGATTATAACGAGTGTCCTGTATGTTCTTCTAGAAATCTTGATGATAAGACAGAAACACTTAAAGCATTACGGGAAATATCGCTAGAAGTTGATGAGATTCTTGTTGCAACAGATCCTGATGTTGAAGGAGAAAAGATATCTTGGGACGTAACCCAGTACCTGATACCTGCCAACTGGTCTCTCAAACGAATCGAAATGCATGAAATAACAAGATATGGTTTCAAAAAGGCCCGAGAAAATGTTCGTTTCGTTGATTTTAATTTGGTAAAAGCGCAAATAGTGAGAAGAGTTCAAGACAGATGGATCGGTTTTGAGCTGAGTGGGAAACTTCAAAAGAAATTCGAGAAACCCAACTTGTCTGCTGGTAGAGTTCAATCCACCGTTCTAGGATGGATAGTGGAACGAGAAGAGGAATATAAAAAAAGTGAGAGAAACTTCACGCTTCTCACCTTAGAAAACGGTATACAACTCGAGATAGAAGGTGAAATAACCGGTGATAGTGTTAAAATAGTGAAACTTGAAGAGATGGAAGAGGAAATAAATCCTTTACCACCATACACAACGTCTACTGCTCTCACAGAAATATCTCAACGCCTGAGATTGGGTGTCCAAGAAGTTATGAATATTCTTCAGGATCTGTTCGAGAAGGGTTTCATCACTTATCACAGAACAGACTCTACAAGGGTTTCACTGGAAGGACAAAACATTGCGCGTCTCTATCTGAGAAAGATTGGTAGGGAAAACATTTTCACTGGAAGAGGCTGGTCTTCAGAAGGTGCGCACGAAGCTATCAGGCCGGTGAAGCCCATAGATAGAGGAGAGATCGAAGAATTAATTGAAGAAGGTTTGGTTACGGATCTCACAAAAAAGCATCTCGAAATTTACGATCTCATATTCAAGCGTTTCCTAGCAAGTCAATCTTCTTCTGTCAAGGTAAAAAAACAAGTTGTTACCCTAGAAATAGAAAATCACGTTTTGGAAAGAGAATTTTTGGTGAGCGTGATCAAAGATGGATGGAATCTCTTCATGCCCTTAACACTTTCGCCAAGATTTGAACACACAAACTACAAGGTAATTGAAAAAAAGTTTTACAAAAAACATGTGGTTCCTCTCTTCACACAAGCCTCTATAGTGGAGGAGATGAAGAAAAAGGGGATTGGAAGGCCTTCCACTTATGCGAAAATAGTAGAGGTACTTTTCAGAAGAGGTTACGTGTACGAAGATAAATATAGAAGAATCAGGCCAACCAAACTGGGTGTAATGGTTTATTCGTATCTTAAGGAGAAGTATGAAAAATATGTGACAGAAGATACAACACGCAGACTGGAAGAGATAATGGATAGAGTGGAGAAAGGATTGGAGGATTATCAGGCAACACTCAGATTTCTATACGAAGAAATAAAATCTCTCATGGAGGAGGGGTAA
- a CDS encoding adenosylhomocysteinase, which produces MRTGEMKINWVSRYMPLLNEISREYSKEKPLSGLTVGMSIHLEAKTAYLAITLSKLGAKVVVTGSNPLSTQDDVAEALAEKGIIVYAKRTHDENVYRANLVKVLDEKPDFIIDDGGDLTVISHLERTDVLENLKGVSEETTTGVKRLRALEKSGKLRVPIIAVNDSKMKFLFDNRYGTGQSTWDSIMRNTNLLVAGKRVVVAGYGWCGRGIALRASGLGAKVIVTEVDPVRAVEAIMDGFEVMPMREAVKNADFVITATGNTDVLNEEDILSLRDGVILANAGHFNVEIPVKVLEKIAVEKFEARPNVTGYVLKNGKTVFLLAEGRLVNLAAGDGHPVEIMDLSFALQIMAVLYLLKNHEKLEPKVYTLPPEIDEKVAKMKLAAMKVEIDKLTEHQRRYLESWQ; this is translated from the coding sequence ATGAGAACGGGTGAAATGAAAATAAACTGGGTTTCGAGATATATGCCTCTTCTGAATGAAATCTCAAGAGAGTACTCGAAAGAAAAACCACTGTCTGGTTTGACTGTGGGTATGAGTATACATCTCGAAGCGAAAACGGCATATTTAGCCATAACGCTTTCTAAGCTGGGAGCGAAGGTAGTTGTGACTGGAAGTAATCCACTTTCTACTCAAGACGACGTGGCAGAAGCCCTCGCAGAAAAGGGAATAATCGTTTATGCGAAGAGAACACATGATGAGAATGTTTATCGTGCAAATCTCGTGAAAGTGTTGGATGAAAAACCGGATTTCATAATAGACGATGGTGGAGACCTTACCGTCATATCTCATCTTGAAAGGACTGATGTTCTCGAAAATCTAAAGGGTGTGTCTGAGGAAACAACAACTGGTGTGAAACGATTGAGGGCACTTGAAAAATCTGGAAAACTAAGGGTGCCAATTATCGCGGTGAATGACTCTAAAATGAAATTCCTTTTTGACAATAGGTACGGAACAGGACAATCTACTTGGGACTCTATCATGAGGAACACCAATCTTCTCGTTGCGGGGAAGAGGGTTGTAGTTGCGGGTTATGGGTGGTGTGGCAGAGGAATTGCCCTTCGGGCTTCCGGACTCGGTGCGAAAGTTATTGTGACAGAAGTGGATCCCGTTAGGGCAGTAGAAGCGATTATGGATGGTTTCGAAGTTATGCCGATGAGAGAAGCTGTGAAGAATGCGGATTTTGTTATCACGGCTACAGGGAATACGGATGTGTTGAACGAAGAAGATATACTCTCTCTTCGAGATGGTGTGATTCTTGCCAATGCAGGGCATTTCAACGTTGAAATACCGGTGAAAGTGTTGGAAAAAATTGCTGTTGAGAAATTTGAAGCTCGTCCGAACGTAACAGGTTACGTTTTGAAGAACGGCAAGACAGTTTTTCTTTTAGCGGAGGGAAGGCTGGTGAATCTTGCGGCGGGAGATGGGCATCCAGTTGAGATCATGGATCTTTCTTTTGCGCTCCAGATAATGGCCGTGTTGTATCTTCTAAAGAATCATGAAAAATTGGAGCCCAAAGTCTACACATTGCCACCTGAAATAGATGAAAAAGTTGCCAAAATGAAGCTGGCAGCTATGAAGGTGGAAATAGATAAGTTAACGGAACATCAAAGGAGGTATCTGGAAAGTTGGCAGTGA